The sequence GCAGGCATCGGCGCCGCCGCTCTTGGCCGCCTCGGTCAGCTCGACCGCCTCGCGGGTGGAGTTGGCGCCGGTACCGGCGATCACCGGGATGCGACCATTGACCTGGTCGACGACGCGGCGGATGACCTCGAGGTGTTCGTTCACATCGAGGGTCGCCGATTCACCCGTGGTGCCGACTGCAACTATGGCGTTGGTGCCTTCCTGCAGGTGGAAGTCCACCAGCTTGGCGAGGCTGTCCCAATCCAGTCGACCCTGAGCATCGAAGGGGGTGACCAGCGCCACCATACTGCCCGCAATCATGCAACCGCTCCTGCCGGAAAAAGAAAGCCGTAATGGTACTGGGGCCACCTGCCTTGCACAAGCTGAGCGCGGCGTCCGGCGCATACCGGACATTCCCCTTGCGGCCGCTTTTCGCTACCCTTTCCCCTTTGTCGACGCGGCCCCTTCGGTCGCCCATCCCAGGAAAGCTGCATGTCCGCCTCCCACCCCCGTGAACAATTCCTCCTGATCAGTGCCCTGGGGCCCAACCCCATGGAGCTGACCAGCGTGCTCTGCCGCACCTGCATCGACAACCGCTGCTCGGTCATCAGCAGCCGCCTGACCCGCCACGGCGAGTTCAGCGCGCTTGTTCTGCAGGTCTCCGGCAGCTGGGACGCCCTGGCCCGCCTGGAAGGCGGCCTGCCGGCGCTGGCCAAGCGCCATGGATTCACCCTCAGCGTGACCCGCAGCAACGCCCACGTGACCCGCGCCCAGGCCCTGCCCTACGTGGCCTATGTCAGCGCGGTGTACCGCCCGGACATCCTCAACGAGCTGTGCCAGTTCTTCATCGACCACAACATCGAGCTGGAGAACCTGACCTGCGACACCTACCAGGCGCCGCACACCAACACCAGCATGCTCAACGCCACCATCACCGTGACGTTGCCGGCCGGCACCCAGATCAGCTGGCTGCGCGACCAGTTCCTCGACTTCGCCGATGCACTGAACCTCGACGCGCTGATCGAACCCTGGCGCCCGCAGCACCCGTAAGGAGAAGCACCGCATGGCCGTTGAACTCAACAAACCCGTCGCCGACTTCCAAGCTGCTGCCACCAGTGGCCAGCAGGTGCAACTCTCGGCGCTGAAGGGCCAGCAGGTAGTGCTGTACTTCTATCCCAAGGACAGCACCCCCGGCTGCACCACCGAAGGCCAGGGCTTCCGCGACCAGATCGAGGCCTTCGCCAAGGCCAACACGGTGATCTTCGGCGTCTCCCGCGACGGCCTGAAGTCCCACGAGAACTTCAAGGCCAAGCAGTGCTTCCCCTTCGAACTGATCAGCGACAAGGATGAGGCGCTCTGCCAGCTGTTCGACGTGATCAAGCTGAAGAAGCTCTACGGCAAGGAATACATGGGCGTCGACCGCAGCACCTTCCTGATCGACGCCAAGGGCGTGTTGCGTCACGAGTGGCGCGGGGTCAAGGTGCCCGGCCACGTCGATGCCGTGCTCGCCGCCGCGCAGGAACTGGCCAAGGCCTGATCTTCCGCCGCACCATGAAAAAGGCCGCTTTCCAGCGGCCTTTTCCGTTTACATCAGCGGGCTGACCTGCGGCTGCAGCTCCGGCTGCTTCGGCCAGGCGTCCAGCACCGCCTTCACCAGGGTCGCCAGGGGGATGGCGAAGAACACGCCCCAGAAGCCCCACAAGCCGCCGAACAGCAGCACCGCGCAAATGATCGCCACCGGGTGCAGGTTCACCGCCTCGGAGAACAGCAGCGGCACCAGCACGTTGCCGTCCAGCGCCTGGATCACCGCGTGGGCCACCATCAGGTAGATGAACTGGTCGCCCCAGCCCCACTGGAACAACCCGATCAGCGCCACCGGCACGGTCACCACCAGCGCGCCTATATAAGGCACCACCACCGACAGGCCCACCAGCAGGGCCAGCAGCGCGGCGTAGTTCAGGCCGAGCACGACAAAGGCGACGTAGCTGGCGGCGCCGGTAATGACGATCTCGATGACCTTGCCGCGGATGTAGTTGGCGATCTGCTTGTCCATCTCCACCCAGACCTGCTTCATCAGCCCGCGCTCGCGCGGCAGGTAGCGACGGAACCAGAGCTGGAAGCGCCGGCGGTCCTTGAGGAAGAAGAACACCAGGATCGGCACCAGCACCAGGTAGATCATGGCGTTGACCAGGATCGGCAGGCCCGAGAGGGAGAAGGTCAGCGCCCACTGGCCGAGCTGGCCCAACTCGCTGCGCGCCGTTTCTATCACCTTGAGCACCTGCTCCTCGTTGACCATCTCCGGGTAGCGCTCGGGCAGCATCAGCAGCACCGACTGCCACTCGCCGAGCATGCGCGGCATCTCGTTGACGAGGGTGAACAGCTGCTTCCAGATCAGCGGCACCAGCACCAGCAGGAACAACCCGAGCATTCCCAGGAAGAGCGCGTAGACCAGCCACAGAGCGAACAGCCTGGGCA is a genomic window of Pseudomonas knackmussii B13 containing:
- a CDS encoding glycine cleavage system protein R, translating into MSASHPREQFLLISALGPNPMELTSVLCRTCIDNRCSVISSRLTRHGEFSALVLQVSGSWDALARLEGGLPALAKRHGFTLSVTRSNAHVTRAQALPYVAYVSAVYRPDILNELCQFFIDHNIELENLTCDTYQAPHTNTSMLNATITVTLPAGTQISWLRDQFLDFADALNLDALIEPWRPQHP
- a CDS encoding peroxiredoxin produces the protein MAVELNKPVADFQAAATSGQQVQLSALKGQQVVLYFYPKDSTPGCTTEGQGFRDQIEAFAKANTVIFGVSRDGLKSHENFKAKQCFPFELISDKDEALCQLFDVIKLKKLYGKEYMGVDRSTFLIDAKGVLRHEWRGVKVPGHVDAVLAAAQELAKA
- a CDS encoding AI-2E family transporter yields the protein MLKVLQGWMQRYFSDEEAVVLAVILALGFTVVLAFGSMLAPVLAAMVVAFLIKGLQGQLERLRVPRLFALWLVYALFLGMLGLFLLVLVPLIWKQLFTLVNEMPRMLGEWQSVLLMLPERYPEMVNEEQVLKVIETARSELGQLGQWALTFSLSGLPILVNAMIYLVLVPILVFFFLKDRRRFQLWFRRYLPRERGLMKQVWVEMDKQIANYIRGKVIEIVITGAASYVAFVVLGLNYAALLALLVGLSVVVPYIGALVVTVPVALIGLFQWGWGDQFIYLMVAHAVIQALDGNVLVPLLFSEAVNLHPVAIICAVLLFGGLWGFWGVFFAIPLATLVKAVLDAWPKQPELQPQVSPLM